The Mesomycoplasma ovipneumoniae genome includes a region encoding these proteins:
- a CDS encoding cation-translocating P-type ATPase, which translates to MIKKEKKEKIDYKNTDKITFLEQIDKKRGLSQEQIEKSKNFFGENRLPKIPEKSIFFRILLQLKEPLTLVLIFVIIISVIISSVFEHDLPFWAKLISYLEPVVIALIIAINVFFSLVQETKSKKAIDAISDLNSPVSTLIRDGKKISLKSDEILVGDILEVSSGDLISADGFVIENKELSVSEAILTGESTSVFKDEFKNWGDKAAKVYSGTSVLNGQAKILVSDVGQNTELGKIASLVTKTDELESPLQKKIAKFSKIITFIAAFLAISFFFIYIFLVENGDFNQSKHAVIISLSLAIGFIPEGLIPLVTINLIIGVKKLAKNNAIVKDLKTIETLGAVSIVCSDKTGTITENKMQIKEIYYHQIESKNFWTQTVLNTTAYSFFDNSVEKYYGDPEEILILQKAKTFEIQKEAVEKQHKFLDKIVFNSKLKFSATFYEIDNKKFLFIKGAPEIIFKKANNLDPILEEKLSQMQNLGYRIFAFGYREIENELQPNENLENYVKNINISGLVCFQDPPRKEIKPIVKDLLDAEIKTIMITGDNFHTAATIAKNVEILGPESLATGNPDWKKDDFWRENVEKFHLYSRVQPEDKLEIVGALQSKKHVVAMLGDGVNDAPSLKKADVGFAMGITGSQVSKQVANVVLADDNFKTLYQAIKIGRNIVANIKKLFVFLLVANFSMLLSVIFATLIFKEQIFTSLQILWINVVSETFGGIALGLTNISKNVMNQGFLNENKSLLNKKLIFSIMFWAIFISFLALLSFWITNSQTFSFLIISISLSSLSYILAADENIFKYKFADLKFLHLGFLASFTSILIVSFIPGINFVFSQNDFSNSNYLILKNNYNYLLLLTIFAPFVLDQILKFFKTYFKKF; encoded by the coding sequence ATGATCAAAAAAGAAAAAAAAGAGAAAATCGACTATAAAAATACCGATAAAATTACATTTTTAGAACAAATTGACAAAAAAAGGGGGCTTAGTCAAGAACAGATTGAAAAATCTAAAAATTTTTTTGGCGAAAACAGACTACCAAAAATTCCGGAAAAATCAATATTTTTCCGTATTTTATTGCAACTAAAAGAGCCTCTTACATTAGTTTTAATTTTTGTTATTATTATTTCGGTTATCATTAGTTCGGTTTTTGAACATGATTTGCCTTTTTGAGCTAAATTAATTTCATATCTTGAGCCAGTAGTTATTGCTTTAATTATTGCAATTAATGTTTTTTTCTCTTTAGTTCAAGAAACTAAATCAAAAAAAGCAATAGATGCAATTTCAGATCTTAACTCGCCAGTTTCAACACTAATTCGTGATGGAAAAAAAATAAGCCTAAAATCTGATGAGATTTTAGTAGGTGATATTCTTGAAGTTAGTTCTGGTGATTTAATTAGCGCCGATGGATTTGTCATTGAAAATAAAGAATTATCCGTATCTGAAGCAATTCTTACTGGTGAGTCAACATCAGTTTTTAAAGATGAATTTAAAAATTGGGGCGATAAAGCCGCAAAAGTTTACAGTGGAACAAGCGTCTTAAATGGACAGGCAAAAATTTTAGTTTCAGATGTTGGTCAAAATACTGAACTTGGAAAAATCGCTTCACTTGTAACAAAAACAGACGAATTAGAATCTCCACTTCAGAAAAAAATTGCTAAATTTTCAAAAATTATCACTTTTATTGCCGCATTTTTAGCAATTTCTTTCTTTTTTATTTACATATTTTTAGTTGAAAATGGCGATTTTAACCAGTCAAAACACGCAGTTATAATATCACTTTCACTAGCAATTGGCTTTATTCCTGAGGGTTTGATTCCGCTTGTTACTATAAATTTAATTATTGGTGTTAAAAAATTAGCAAAAAATAATGCCATTGTAAAAGATTTAAAAACAATCGAAACTCTTGGAGCAGTTTCAATTGTTTGTTCAGATAAAACTGGAACTATAACTGAAAATAAAATGCAAATTAAGGAAATTTATTATCACCAAATTGAGTCAAAAAATTTCTGGACACAAACTGTTTTAAACACAACCGCATATAGTTTTTTTGATAACTCAGTTGAAAAATACTACGGTGATCCTGAGGAAATTTTAATTTTACAAAAGGCAAAAACTTTTGAAATTCAAAAAGAAGCAGTTGAAAAACAACACAAATTTTTAGACAAAATTGTCTTTAATTCCAAACTCAAATTTTCAGCTACTTTTTATGAAATTGACAACAAAAAGTTTCTTTTTATTAAAGGGGCTCCTGAAATAATTTTTAAAAAGGCAAACAATTTAGACCCTATTTTAGAAGAAAAATTAAGCCAAATGCAAAATTTAGGATATCGTATTTTTGCATTTGGGTATCGTGAAATTGAAAATGAACTTCAACCTAATGAAAATCTAGAAAATTATGTAAAAAACATAAATATTTCAGGCCTTGTATGTTTTCAAGATCCGCCACGAAAAGAAATTAAACCAATTGTCAAAGATCTTTTAGATGCAGAAATTAAAACGATAATGATAACAGGGGATAATTTTCACACTGCCGCAACAATTGCAAAAAATGTTGAAATTTTAGGTCCTGAATCACTTGCAACAGGTAATCCTGATTGAAAAAAAGATGACTTTTGACGTGAAAATGTTGAAAAATTTCATCTTTATTCACGAGTTCAACCTGAAGATAAATTAGAAATTGTCGGCGCACTACAATCAAAAAAACATGTTGTTGCGATGCTAGGTGACGGAGTTAATGATGCTCCTTCATTAAAAAAAGCTGATGTTGGCTTTGCAATGGGAATAACTGGCTCACAAGTTTCAAAACAGGTTGCAAATGTTGTTTTAGCTGATGATAATTTTAAAACTCTTTATCAAGCAATAAAAATTGGCCGTAATATTGTTGCAAATATTAAAAAACTGTTTGTTTTTTTACTTGTTGCTAATTTTTCAATGCTTTTATCAGTTATTTTTGCAACTTTAATTTTTAAAGAGCAAATTTTTACGTCGCTACAAATACTTTGAATAAATGTTGTTTCTGAAACTTTCGGGGGAATCGCCCTTGGTCTTACAAATATTTCAAAAAACGTTATGAATCAAGGCTTTTTAAACGAAAATAAATCACTTCTTAATAAAAAACTGATTTTTAGCATAATGTTTTGAGCGATTTTCATCTCATTTTTAGCACTACTAAGTTTTTGAATCACAAATTCACAAACCTTTTCCTTTTTAATCATCAGCATTAGTCTTTCAAGTCTTTCTTATATACTTGCCGCCGATGAGAATATTTTTAAATATAAATTTGCTGATTTAAAATTTTTACACCTTGGTTTCTTAGCTAGTTTTACTTCAATTCTAATTGTTTCCTTTATTCCCGGAATAAATTTCGTTTTTTCCCAAAATGATTTTAGCAATTCAAACTATCTTATTTTAAAGAATAATTATAATTATCTGTTACTTTTAACAATTTTTGCCCCGTTTGTATTAGACCAAATTCTAAAATTTTTTAAAACATACTTTAAAAAATTTTAG
- a CDS encoding nucleotidyltransferase: MAIAIIAEYNPFHNGHIYQLEYVKKNFPNDKIYIILGGNFTQRGEISLANFETKKKIALKYGADFVIRLPFEYTSQAAHIFAQGALKLIFDHKIDKIIFGSESNDVQNLYNLANLWKNNIDEYNVHLKKALKLGNSFPNAAAIALEKISSQKIIYPNDILGFEYVKQIVLNNYPIQAYSLKRTVDYNETTPTGKFASATYLRKLISQNKSISQFSPMEFSQPVCSLALLYPKFQEIIRQKSPESLRKIWLVKEGIENLFKKHIDQPDLDSFLSATNSKRYTNSRIKRTMLYILFNIEDPSNFDETTVELDCWKNQN; this comes from the coding sequence ATGGCAATTGCAATTATCGCTGAGTACAATCCTTTTCATAATGGTCATATTTATCAGCTTGAGTATGTTAAAAAAAACTTTCCTAATGACAAAATTTACATAATTTTAGGCGGGAATTTCACCCAACGAGGTGAGATTAGTCTCGCTAATTTTGAAACAAAAAAGAAAATAGCACTAAAATATGGGGCTGATTTTGTAATTAGATTGCCTTTTGAATATACAAGTCAAGCTGCTCATATTTTTGCCCAAGGTGCGCTAAAATTAATTTTTGACCATAAAATCGACAAAATTATTTTTGGATCAGAATCGAATGATGTTCAAAATCTATATAATTTAGCAAATTTGTGAAAAAATAACATTGATGAATACAATGTTCATCTCAAAAAAGCTTTAAAATTAGGCAATTCCTTTCCAAATGCAGCAGCAATTGCCCTTGAAAAAATTAGTTCACAAAAAATTATTTACCCTAATGATATTCTCGGGTTTGAATATGTTAAACAAATTGTACTAAATAATTATCCAATTCAAGCATATAGTCTTAAAAGAACTGTTGATTATAATGAAACAACACCAACTGGAAAGTTTGCTTCAGCAACATATTTGCGAAAATTAATTAGCCAAAATAAGTCAATTTCCCAGTTTTCGCCAATGGAATTTAGCCAACCAGTTTGCTCGTTAGCGCTTTTATATCCAAAATTTCAGGAAATTATTCGTCAAAAGTCGCCTGAATCACTAAGGAAAATTTGACTAGTAAAAGAAGGAATTGAAAATTTATTCAAAAAACATATTGATCAACCTGACTTAGATAGTTTTTTGAGTGCCACTAATTCAAAACGTTACACTAATTCGCGCATAAAACGAACAATGTTGTATATTTTGTTTAATATTGAAGACCCGTCTAATTTTGATGAAACCACAGTTGAACTTGATTGTTGAAAAAATCAAAATTAA
- the yihA gene encoding ribosome biogenesis GTP-binding protein YihA/YsxC gives MWKFLKSCPEQCFSEDQFAFIGRSNVGKSSLINALARQKIARISSTPGKTQLLNYYQTSQNKLIVDLPGYGYARLSHAKKDQIESMIFNYFSKNSNILLVFLLIDSQIGFTDLDFSMIEFLVSLNIKVQILANKIDKTNQSQRSKLLKVCKNLSLECLNVSAKTGTNLDKIHQIINQEKN, from the coding sequence ATGTGAAAATTTCTTAAATCATGTCCAGAGCAGTGTTTTTCTGAAGACCAATTTGCTTTTATTGGACGTTCAAATGTTGGTAAATCTTCGCTAATTAATGCGCTAGCAAGGCAAAAAATTGCCCGTATTTCATCAACTCCTGGAAAAACTCAGCTTTTAAATTATTACCAAACTAGTCAAAATAAGTTAATAGTTGACCTTCCGGGTTATGGCTATGCTCGCCTTTCTCATGCAAAGAAAGATCAAATAGAATCGATGATTTTTAATTATTTTAGTAAAAATAGCAATATTTTACTAGTTTTTTTGCTAATTGATAGTCAAATCGGCTTTACTGATCTTGATTTTAGTATGATTGAGTTTTTGGTTTCATTAAATATAAAGGTGCAAATTTTAGCTAATAAAATTGATAAAACAAATCAGTCCCAGCGCTCAAAACTGTTAAAAGTGTGTAAAAATTTATCACTTGAGTGTTTAAATGTTTCGGCAAAAACTGGCACAAATTTAGATAAAATTCACCAAATAATTAATCAAGAAAAAAATTAG